The genome window AGTCAGAACAAAGCACGCCGAAGAAGAGCAGGCCGGCAAAATCCGAACCCGATCGACTGCTTCCCGAAACGCCTCCCGCCGAACCAAGCGTGGAAGACCGACAGCGTACCTATGCCAATTTGCTGAGTAAAAGAGTCCATGCGGTTTTTACTGCTGAAGAAGAGAACAACATCAGGGCGTTCTACCTCGCAGGCACACTGAACACCTTCGCCGTACAGCAGCTGTGCAGCGCCAAAAACCCTCAACAGGCGCTACAACACATCCTGGTCTCAGATACGGAAGCCTGATCCTGAAAAACCAGGCAAGATAAGGCCATGCCCGACACCGCACGGAGACTCCAGCAGCTGCTGAAGCACTACGGCACCATCTACCCGCAGGCCTGGAAGCAGGCGGAAACGCTGCACCGCACCCGGCAGGGCGAGTGGCCGGACTACTGCTACCTGCCGATGACCCTCACGCACAGCACCGTCCTTGGCACCTACCGGCAAGCAGCACGCCAGCCCGGCTTCCAAACTGGCCTGCCAGAACACGCACTCCAGCTGGTTATGGCGCAGGACACCGCAGTCCTCAGCGCCCTGACCGCGTGGCGGCTCGGTCAGGGAATCTACCGCTTCGACCCCGAACTGCTGCGCGAGCTGTGGGAAACCCCGGCCGAAGGCAGTATTCCGGCCGAACTGCTCACCCGGTTGCCGGAATACTGCCTCTACATCGAAGCGCCGCCAGAAGCGTCGGTCTACGGCAAACCCCTGATCGGCTTTTTCGCGCATCTGGAGTATGACCTGCAGGACCGGCACCCCGAGCTGCGGCTGCTGCTCGACACCGGCGAAACAGCACTCCTGAGCTATCCCGTCCACCTTGGCGGCACCCTGGCCGACAACTTCGTCCATATGGTCAGCGCTGCAGGAATGGCGCAGCCCCCTGGGGGACTCGCCAACACTGCAGAGCAGATGGCCCAGCTGCTCGCGCCGATGGTGTCGTGCCTGCTCTACCTGTGCTCCGAAACCGCTGAATACCGCACGCAGCCCCCTTCAAGACCCAGCGGAAAGAAAATGTACAGACCAGTGGACGGCCCCAAGGTCTGGAACGTCGGAGAACGTATGGGCGCAGCGCTCAGACAGGCCAGAGCGGCCGCCGACACCGGGCCAAGTACAGGCACGGCAGGCAGCACAGGCAGCCACGCCTCTCCCAGAGGCCACCTGCGCCGCGCCCACTGGCATACCTTCCTCCGCGGCCCCAGAAACGGCCAGCAGGAGAGGGTCCTGCGCTGGCTGCCGCCCATTCCCGTTCGCCTGGATCTGGACAGCGAACAGCCAGCAGTCATTCACCGGGTCAAGCCATAAGCTACAGCGTCGCTCATCCAAAGGACTGCAGGATGCGAAAGAAACAACCAACACCACAGAAAAGCAAAACGCCCGAGAAGGCTCCACCTGATCCCAAAATCGTGGAAAAGCGCCGGAAATTCAAAGCCAGCCTTCCCGAACCGCAAAGAAGCATCGGGGCTCAGCTGAAATGGCTCTACGAGAACCAGAAGGCTGCCTTGAGCGATCCGGCCAATCTACACGACTGGAAATGGATAGCGAAGCGGGTAGCTGCCCTGATCGAAGCCGACCTACCACGGCGCAATAACAAGCAGCACATCAGCGTCATATCCAAGGCCGCCGAAACACTCCGAAGACATGACCTGGAAAAAGACACTGGGATCAAACAGCAGCTTCTAACCCTCAGCTACCTCTACAGAAAACCCGAGGGGAGAAAGCCCAAAGCTGAAAAGACGGCCGGGAAAAAGTCGAAACGCCTCCAAAAAGGCAGCGGTCAATCAAGCACCAAGCAGGGCGGGTTCGTACATGGCACCAGCCTCATCACCGTCCCCACACGGTCCATCAGACGCTGGGGAAGGTGATGCACCACCAGTGCTCTGAACAACTGGGCCTGTTCCCTCACTCGCCCTGTCCCTCGCCCCTTGCGGGGCAAGTAAAGGTACGGGAACGGGCCTGACCACATGATTCAACCCCTTCCACACTGCCCCTGATACACAAGGAGTTCTTCTATGACGCATCCCCTTTCCGAAGCCGAACAAGCCATCTTGCTGGTCTGGGCAGACGCAGCCCTGCCCGAACCCTGGATGAGCGAGAACATGACCGATTTCGCCGAGCTGGAGTCCAAAGGCCTGGCCACCGTGGACCTGATGGGCGGTGAGTCGTACAGGCCTACCCCTGCCGGTCTGCTGCTGGGCCGCCAGCTGGCCGGTCAGCAGACGCGGCTGGACAGCAGCGCCGTCATGGAGTTGCTGCAGCAGGCGACGCCCGGCACCTGGAAAGGTGCGGACACCTCCGTCGACGCGCTGAACGAAGAGGGCAGCAACCGAATCTACGCGAACATCCAGCCGGGGCAGCATGAAGAGAAACGGACATCCGACTCCGAACTCCGGGCCGATGCCAAGCTGATGGCCCAGGCCAAGGAGCTAGCCTTCTGGGGCCTGGAACAAAGCGCCGCACTTGCGCGGGTCCGCGCCCTCGCAGAAGAGTGGGCCAATGCCGAGAAAGATGTCAGCGGCAGCGGCAGCTACCTCGCCACGCGGGCGTTCGGCACACACCTGCTCAGCGTCCTTGAAGAGCCTTCCGCAAACGTCCGGGACCCGGCCACCGAAACACCGTGAACATCACAGACGCGCTGGACATCTTCCGACAGAACGTGCCGGGTACGCTCCTCACGCAGGTTGACGCGGCACCCTTGCCATCACTCTCCTTTCAACTGACCAACCCAGAAGAGATCATGGCCATCTGCCAACATGCCAAGCTGCCACTGGCGTTGTATCAGGTCATGCGTCTGGACAAGGCGGCCATGTCTTTTTCTCAGAACGATGAAAAAGACACCGATCTTGAACCCTTGCCAACAGCCGAATCGCTAGACCTGTCAGACCATCCAGCTTTCGGACCCTTCATGGACCGCCTCGGAGAACCCATGATGTTGTCCTTCTTTGTGCCCTATCAGGGACAGACCATCGTGAGCGACGTGGTAGCCGACTGGTGGGATGACTTCTGGGCCGCCGCAGAGACGGCCAAGGCAGACTGGGAAAGCCAGCAACATCACCTTGCCGAGCAGAAAAGGGCAACCTTTGCTACGAGGGCACGGCAGCGCAGGGAACTGCTGGAACAGAAGCTGCCTCATCATCCTGACTTCATTCGGCTGGCCAAGGAGTACCGACCCCGGATCACGGCCATGCGGCTGGTTGCCGGAGAAATCCTTGAGAAAATTGGGGAAAATGTCACCTGGCAGGAGGATGAGACCATCCGCCGAATCGCTGCAGACATCAAGGAAGAGGCCAAAAAGAAGTAGTGGACCAGCTTCTCTATCTTCCGGCCCAGAGCAAAAAACAAGTGCCCCTGCTCTTTACACCCGGAGAGCAGGGGCTAAAAAAGTCCAGATGATCAGCACCAATCGCTGCTGCCTCTTTTTTACAGGTCCAAAATAACATCTTATCGGCATCCCTCACTACGCCAGATGGCTTATCTATGAACCATCTATACTTAGAACAATGAGTTACGACGTTCTTGTTATCGGCGGCGGTTACGCTGGACTGACGGCGGCCCTGTACGCCGCACGCGGCATGTGCCTGGTCGCGGTGGTGCTGGGCGGCCCGCCCCGCAACGCCCGCGGCCAGGGCGTCCACGGCCTGATCTCCAGGGACGGCGCCAGCAGCGCAGACCTGCTAACCCAGGCCAGAGAAGAGCTGTGCCGCTACGGGGTCAAATTCTTTGACGGTCAGGCGGAAACCGTCTGGGGCACAAACGGTGACTTCACCGCTGCGCTCGGCAGTGGGGAAGAGGTCAAAGCCCGCAAGCTGATTCTGGCCACCGGCGTTCAGGACCAGTTGCCAGAGCGCCCCGAAGGCCTCAGAGAACTCTGGGGCAAGCGGGTGCATCACTGCGCGCATTGTTACGGCTGGGAGGTGCGGGACGGGGTGCTGGCGGCCTACCTGCCAGGTGCAGCCTACGGCCCTGAGGTGCTCAGCAATTGGTTCTACTACCGCCGCTACGGGAGGGAGGTCCTGATCTGCTCGGACGGTCCGGTGCAGGCCACCGACGCCGAGCGCGCACGCCTGGAGGAGCACGGCATCACCCTGTGCCAGAGTGCCCTGATGCACATCGAGGACACCGGAGAGGGAGCGCGGCTGCACTTCGCGGACGGCAGCAGCGCAGACGTGGCGGCGCTGTACACGGGCTCCGGGCGGACCCCGAACACCGAGCTGGCCCGGCAACTGGGCTGTGAGCTGAACGAGCAGACCGGGAACATCAAGGTGGACCCAGGCACCAACGAAACCAGCGTCCCTGGTGTGTACGCCGCGGGCGATGTGGCAGGCGGCAACCAGGTCGCGCTGGCCCTGGCCAGTGGCTCACGGGCGGGTATGTTCGCTGACTTTGCCCTGCATGAAGAAGAGCTGCCGGAATGGGCCAGGGAAATGCAGGTGAAATGAGAGCAATCACCGGGGTAACAGCAACCATCCCACATAGGGAACCCTGCCTTTCCCTGGCGGCTGACGCCGCAGCAACAAGGGTATGAGTCTCCTTTCATATCCTGAACGCGGCCCCTGGGGCAATGCCAAGTGGCGTGGCAACTGCAGCGGCTACATCTACCGGCACCTCTTCCAGCTGCTCAGCCCGCAGCGTTTTTGCGACCCGATGGTCGGCAGCGGCACCTCCGTGGACGTCGCCCGCGAAATGGGCATCGAAGCCGTGGGCCTCGACCTGCATTCCGGCTTCAATGTCCTCAGCCAGCCCATCCGGCTCCACCTGCCGGCCCACTGGAACGGACAAGCGGACCTGTGCTTTTCCCACCCGCCCTACCACACGATGGTCACCTACTCCGGGGCACAGTGGGGAAACGAAGCCCACCCGGACGACCTCTCCCGCTGCAGCAATCTGGACGAGTTCTACGAGAAGCTGGCCCTCGCCCTGCTGAACCAGCGTGACAGCGTCAAGGTCGGCGGCATCTACGGCACCCTGCTGGGCGACCTGCGCCAGAAAGGGGCGTACCACGCCCTCGCCTCGGACATTCAGGCCTACCTGCCCAGAAGCGAGCGGCGGGCCATCCTCATCAAGGCCCAGCACAATACGCAGAGCGGCACTCGGACCTACAGCAAGCTGCGCTTCGGGCGCATCGAACACGAGTACATCCTGCTTTACGAGCGTCAGCCCGGACAGGTCTACGCCGTCCTGGCCGAAACGGTCCAAACCCAGCAGGAAACGCGCACCCGCAGCTGGAAAGCCATCATCGGCGCGGCCATCCTGGGCCTGGGCGAAACCTTCACCACCGCCCAGGCGTATCAGGCCGTGATGAACGCGGCTCCCGAACGCATCCAGCAGAGCGAACACTGGCAGGCCAAAGTGCGACAGACCTTGCAGCAACTGCCCGGCCTCACCAACCCTGAGCGCGGCGTCTGGGCACGGGCCGCCTGATGAAGGGGCCGCAGTGGCTGCAAGACATCCGGCCCGGTGAGCTGAGCGCGCGCGTCGAGAATCTGCCGCTGGAGAAGTTGCAGCTGGGCCGCCAGTGCCTGGGGGAAACCCGGCTCCTGATGCGTCTCCTCCTGGGTTTGTTCCTCCTGAGTGCCAGCGTCATCGTGCTCGGGGCGCTGGCCGCCGGGGAACACCTGGTCATGGGCCTGGTGCGCCTGGTCATGTTCCTGCCGGTATGGGGGTACTTTCTTGCACGCGACCTGAAAGCAGCCTGGACGGACGCTCGGCAGGACAGCCCGGCCCTGAGCTGGGAGCTGTGTCAACGCCTCGCAGCGCGCCGCTGGGTTCACTGGTTTGCTGCAAGCGTCCTGCTCGCCCTCACCCTTCAGGTGGCGCTCTGGCAAATACTGTATGCCACCGGGCTCCTTGGCAAAGTCGGTCT of Deinococcus proteolyticus MRP contains these proteins:
- a CDS encoding AcrVA2 family anti-CRISPR protein, giving the protein MPDTARRLQQLLKHYGTIYPQAWKQAETLHRTRQGEWPDYCYLPMTLTHSTVLGTYRQAARQPGFQTGLPEHALQLVMAQDTAVLSALTAWRLGQGIYRFDPELLRELWETPAEGSIPAELLTRLPEYCLYIEAPPEASVYGKPLIGFFAHLEYDLQDRHPELRLLLDTGETALLSYPVHLGGTLADNFVHMVSAAGMAQPPGGLANTAEQMAQLLAPMVSCLLYLCSETAEYRTQPPSRPSGKKMYRPVDGPKVWNVGERMGAALRQARAAADTGPSTGTAGSTGSHASPRGHLRRAHWHTFLRGPRNGQQERVLRWLPPIPVRLDLDSEQPAVIHRVKP
- a CDS encoding NAD(P)/FAD-dependent oxidoreductase; amino-acid sequence: MSYDVLVIGGGYAGLTAALYAARGMCLVAVVLGGPPRNARGQGVHGLISRDGASSADLLTQAREELCRYGVKFFDGQAETVWGTNGDFTAALGSGEEVKARKLILATGVQDQLPERPEGLRELWGKRVHHCAHCYGWEVRDGVLAAYLPGAAYGPEVLSNWFYYRRYGREVLICSDGPVQATDAERARLEEHGITLCQSALMHIEDTGEGARLHFADGSSADVAALYTGSGRTPNTELARQLGCELNEQTGNIKVDPGTNETSVPGVYAAGDVAGGNQVALALASGSRAGMFADFALHEEELPEWAREMQVK